A DNA window from Impatiens glandulifera chromosome 7, dImpGla2.1, whole genome shotgun sequence contains the following coding sequences:
- the LOC124944547 gene encoding DEK domain-containing chromatin-associated protein 4-like isoform X1 → MGEEDNDPMAESSVVESTTPDTENGKNDEITVEHKTEEEKEPVIESCVVESNGGSTLEKGEDIAQETKDGKNDEITVEHKTEEEKEPVAESCAVESNGGSTPEKGEDIVQNEDAEKDGGKNDEITEDHKMDIDGESFETKDNGDEVLEGKEETEPKEEDNIPEIEIKEEEEKEKNGNEEEDDQVDAMEEEKEKNVNKEEDDQVDAMEEEKEKNGNKEEDDQVDAMEEDVQTKDEEEKEESQEDVEGDNEKEPKEEEEEEEQAEEIKKKKGSRGRGKAKDVDKKTNREPKTPLPLISERPVRERKSVERLVASIEKDSNRAILIEKGQGTALKDIPNVAYKLTNKKGDDILKLLHSILFGRRGKAIQIKSNIFKFSGYVWKENEEKQKLKVNEKLDKCTEEKLLELCDVLDIPVNKAIIKKEDIVVKLIDFLVAPHSTTTELLAEKEEQSSKGKKHKRAAKESASADVSSSKHSAKSGRKTENVSKEGDKDEELDEEKVVENEDEEEEENVNVVAEKAKDEVSEHSESEEEEESADETEDESEEDTRKRKRGSKKSSVKKGLNVKTKKKKVSSSTTPKKSTPPSKKTKVELSSSSSKRSKADENNDESPKKTFSRRKKVEVVYEKPSTLKKKKKVEEVNEKPSTLKKKKKVEEVNEKLSTLKKKAASSSTEKPGKKVVKGRSKAKDEKQPPSDSDLKDAICEILKEVDFNTATFTDILKQLAGRFKIDLTLRKTSIKLMIQAELTKLAEEAEDEDDDDDVSDDDDDEKPENQPSRPGVKA, encoded by the exons ATGGGGGAGGAAGATAATGATCCCATGGCTGAATCTAGTGTTGTAGAGTCAACTACACCTGATACGGAGAATGGTAAAAACGATGAGATAACTGTAGAGCACAAGACGGAGGAAGAGAAAGAGCCTGTGATTGAATCTTGTGTTGTAGAGTCAAATGGTGGTTCTACACTTGAGAAAGGTGAAGATATTGCTCAAGAAACGAAAGATGGTAAAAATGATGAGATAACTGTAGAGCATAAGACGGAGGAAGAGAAAGAGCCCGTGGCTGAATCTTGTGCTGTAGAGTCAAATGGAGGTTCTACACCTGAAAAAGGTGAAGATATTGTTCAAAACGAGGATGCAGAGAAGGATGGGGGTAAAAATGATGAGATAACTGAGGATCACAAGATGGATATCGATGGGGAGAGTTTTGAGACTAAGGACAACGGGGATGAAGTGCTGGAGGGGAAAGAAGAAACAGAGCCTAAGGAAGAAGACAATATACCCGAGATAGAGATCAAGGAAgaagaggaaaaagaaaagaatggtAATGAAGAAGAGGATGATCAAGTGGATGCAATggaagaggaaaaagagaagAATGTTAATAAAGAAGAGGATGATCAAGTGGATGCAATggaagaggaaaaagagaagAATGGTAATAAAGAAGAGGATGATCAAGTGGATGCAATGGAAGAGGATGTACAGACAAAAgacgaagaagaaaaagaagagagtCAGGAAGATGTTGAAGGAGACAATGAGAAAGaaccaaaagaagaagaagaggaagaggagcaggctgaagaaattaaaaagaagaaaggGTCAAGAGGTAGGGGGAAAGCAAAAGATGTCGACAAAAAGACAAATAGAGAGCCTAAAACGCCTTTGCCTTTGATCAGTGAACGTCCTGTACGTGAACGGAAATCTGTAGAGAGGTTGGTTGCATCAATTGAGAAGGATTCAAATAGGGCAATCCTGATTGAAAAG GGTCAAGGCACTGCACTAAAAGACATACCCAATG TTGCCTACAAATTGACAAATAAGAAGGGCGATGACATACTAAAATTGCTTCATTCGATTCTCTTTGGAAGAAGGGGAAAG GCTATTCagatcaaaagtaacatctttAAATTTTCTGGCTATGTCTGGAAAGAGAATGAG GAGAAGCAAAAGTTGAAGGTGAATGAAAAACTGGACAAGTGTACTGAGGAGAAGCTGTTGGAACTATGTGATGTTCTTGACATACCAGTTAACAAGGCTATTATTAAGAAG GAAGACATTGTGGTGAAGTTGATCGACTTTCTCGTTGCTCCTCATTCTACAACTACTGAGCTACTAGCTGAGAAGGAGGAGCAG TCGAGTAAAGGAAAAAAACACAAGAGGGCAGCCAAAGAGAGTGCTTCTGCAGACGTCAGTTCTTCAAAACATTCAGCAAAG AGTGGAAGAAAGACAGAGAACGTATCTAAAGAGGGagacaaagatgaagaattAGATGAAGAGAAGGTGGtagagaatgaagatgaagaggaagaagaaaatgtgAATGTTGTTGCTGAAAAAGCCAAAGACGAAGTCTCTGAACATTCTGAAAgtgaggaagaggaagagagcGCAGATGAAACAGAAGATGAATCTGAAGAAGACACACGTAAACGCAAACGAGGCTCCAAGAAATCCTCTGTTAAGAAAGGACTTAACGtcaaaacaaaaaagaagaagGTATCATCATCAACCACCCCTAAGAAATCCACCCCACCTTCTAAAAAGACCAAAGTGGagttatcatcatcatcctctaAACGCTCCAAGGCGGatgaaaacaatgatgaaagtcCAAAAAAGACATTCTCAAGGAGGAAGAAAGTGGAGGTAGTTTATGAAAAGCCCTCAactctgaagaagaagaagaaagtagAGGAAGTTAATGAAAAGCCCTCAactctgaagaagaagaagaaagtagAGGAAGTTAATGAAAAGCTCTCAACTCTGAAAAAGAAAGCTGCTTCTTCTTCCACAGAGAAACCTG GCAAGAAGGTAGTGAAAGGAAGAAGTAAAGCTAAAGATGAAAAACAGCCACCAAGTGATAGTGATCTCAAAGATGCAATCTGTGAGATTTTAAAGGAAGTTGACTTCAACACG GCTACCTTCACTGACATTCTCAAGCAACTAG CTGGGCGATTCAAGATAGATCTAACCCTAAGAAAGACTTCAATAAAGCTCATGATCCAGGCCGAGCTGACCAAGCTAGCTGAAGAAGCAGAagatgaagacgatgatgatgatgtaaGTGACGACGATGATGATGAGAAACCCGAAAACCAACCTTCTCGCCCGGGTGTTAAGGCCTGA
- the LOC124944547 gene encoding DEK domain-containing chromatin-associated protein 4-like isoform X2 produces MGEEDNDPMAESSVVESTTPDTENGKNDEITVEHKTEEEKEPVIESCVVESNGGSTLEKGEDIAQETKDGKNDEITVEHKTEEEKEPVAESCAVESNGGSTPEKGEDIVQNEDAEKDGGKNDEITEDHKMDIDGESFETKDNGDEVLEGKEETEPKEEDNIPEIEIKEEEEKEKNGNEEEDDQVDAMEEEKEKNGNKEEDDQVDAMEEDVQTKDEEEKEESQEDVEGDNEKEPKEEEEEEEQAEEIKKKKGSRGRGKAKDVDKKTNREPKTPLPLISERPVRERKSVERLVASIEKDSNRAILIEKGQGTALKDIPNVAYKLTNKKGDDILKLLHSILFGRRGKAIQIKSNIFKFSGYVWKENEEKQKLKVNEKLDKCTEEKLLELCDVLDIPVNKAIIKKEDIVVKLIDFLVAPHSTTTELLAEKEEQSSKGKKHKRAAKESASADVSSSKHSAKSGRKTENVSKEGDKDEELDEEKVVENEDEEEEENVNVVAEKAKDEVSEHSESEEEEESADETEDESEEDTRKRKRGSKKSSVKKGLNVKTKKKKVSSSTTPKKSTPPSKKTKVELSSSSSKRSKADENNDESPKKTFSRRKKVEVVYEKPSTLKKKKKVEEVNEKPSTLKKKKKVEEVNEKLSTLKKKAASSSTEKPGKKVVKGRSKAKDEKQPPSDSDLKDAICEILKEVDFNTATFTDILKQLAGRFKIDLTLRKTSIKLMIQAELTKLAEEAEDEDDDDDVSDDDDDEKPENQPSRPGVKA; encoded by the exons ATGGGGGAGGAAGATAATGATCCCATGGCTGAATCTAGTGTTGTAGAGTCAACTACACCTGATACGGAGAATGGTAAAAACGATGAGATAACTGTAGAGCACAAGACGGAGGAAGAGAAAGAGCCTGTGATTGAATCTTGTGTTGTAGAGTCAAATGGTGGTTCTACACTTGAGAAAGGTGAAGATATTGCTCAAGAAACGAAAGATGGTAAAAATGATGAGATAACTGTAGAGCATAAGACGGAGGAAGAGAAAGAGCCCGTGGCTGAATCTTGTGCTGTAGAGTCAAATGGAGGTTCTACACCTGAAAAAGGTGAAGATATTGTTCAAAACGAGGATGCAGAGAAGGATGGGGGTAAAAATGATGAGATAACTGAGGATCACAAGATGGATATCGATGGGGAGAGTTTTGAGACTAAGGACAACGGGGATGAAGTGCTGGAGGGGAAAGAAGAAACAGAGCCTAAGGAAGAAGACAATATACCCGAGATAGAGATCAAGGAAgaagaggaaaaagaaaagaatggtAATGAAGAAGAG GATGATCAAGTGGATGCAATggaagaggaaaaagagaagAATGGTAATAAAGAAGAGGATGATCAAGTGGATGCAATGGAAGAGGATGTACAGACAAAAgacgaagaagaaaaagaagagagtCAGGAAGATGTTGAAGGAGACAATGAGAAAGaaccaaaagaagaagaagaggaagaggagcaggctgaagaaattaaaaagaagaaaggGTCAAGAGGTAGGGGGAAAGCAAAAGATGTCGACAAAAAGACAAATAGAGAGCCTAAAACGCCTTTGCCTTTGATCAGTGAACGTCCTGTACGTGAACGGAAATCTGTAGAGAGGTTGGTTGCATCAATTGAGAAGGATTCAAATAGGGCAATCCTGATTGAAAAG GGTCAAGGCACTGCACTAAAAGACATACCCAATG TTGCCTACAAATTGACAAATAAGAAGGGCGATGACATACTAAAATTGCTTCATTCGATTCTCTTTGGAAGAAGGGGAAAG GCTATTCagatcaaaagtaacatctttAAATTTTCTGGCTATGTCTGGAAAGAGAATGAG GAGAAGCAAAAGTTGAAGGTGAATGAAAAACTGGACAAGTGTACTGAGGAGAAGCTGTTGGAACTATGTGATGTTCTTGACATACCAGTTAACAAGGCTATTATTAAGAAG GAAGACATTGTGGTGAAGTTGATCGACTTTCTCGTTGCTCCTCATTCTACAACTACTGAGCTACTAGCTGAGAAGGAGGAGCAG TCGAGTAAAGGAAAAAAACACAAGAGGGCAGCCAAAGAGAGTGCTTCTGCAGACGTCAGTTCTTCAAAACATTCAGCAAAG AGTGGAAGAAAGACAGAGAACGTATCTAAAGAGGGagacaaagatgaagaattAGATGAAGAGAAGGTGGtagagaatgaagatgaagaggaagaagaaaatgtgAATGTTGTTGCTGAAAAAGCCAAAGACGAAGTCTCTGAACATTCTGAAAgtgaggaagaggaagagagcGCAGATGAAACAGAAGATGAATCTGAAGAAGACACACGTAAACGCAAACGAGGCTCCAAGAAATCCTCTGTTAAGAAAGGACTTAACGtcaaaacaaaaaagaagaagGTATCATCATCAACCACCCCTAAGAAATCCACCCCACCTTCTAAAAAGACCAAAGTGGagttatcatcatcatcctctaAACGCTCCAAGGCGGatgaaaacaatgatgaaagtcCAAAAAAGACATTCTCAAGGAGGAAGAAAGTGGAGGTAGTTTATGAAAAGCCCTCAactctgaagaagaagaagaaagtagAGGAAGTTAATGAAAAGCCCTCAactctgaagaagaagaagaaagtagAGGAAGTTAATGAAAAGCTCTCAACTCTGAAAAAGAAAGCTGCTTCTTCTTCCACAGAGAAACCTG GCAAGAAGGTAGTGAAAGGAAGAAGTAAAGCTAAAGATGAAAAACAGCCACCAAGTGATAGTGATCTCAAAGATGCAATCTGTGAGATTTTAAAGGAAGTTGACTTCAACACG GCTACCTTCACTGACATTCTCAAGCAACTAG CTGGGCGATTCAAGATAGATCTAACCCTAAGAAAGACTTCAATAAAGCTCATGATCCAGGCCGAGCTGACCAAGCTAGCTGAAGAAGCAGAagatgaagacgatgatgatgatgtaaGTGACGACGATGATGATGAGAAACCCGAAAACCAACCTTCTCGCCCGGGTGTTAAGGCCTGA